From the Patescibacteria group bacterium genome, one window contains:
- a CDS encoding M48 family metallopeptidase: protein MSYVLGSQLILWIAVVLSIVMSFGSFWYSDKLVLSLSHAKPIEKKDAPELYRIVENLSITAGLPAPRIFIIQDQQPNAFATGRDAKHAVVAVTTGLLKRLERVELEGVLSHELSHIGNKDMLISTIVVVLVGIVVLLANLFFRLAFFGGMGRNNNRGGGQARIVMILIALVFLVIAPVLAQIMKLAISRKREFLADASGALLTRYPEGLARALEKISADPHQLKSANDALSHLYIANPFRGKEQKSWIHKLFMSHPPIEERVAVLRNQKT from the coding sequence ATGAGCTATGTTCTCGGGAGTCAGCTCATTTTGTGGATTGCAGTTGTCTTGAGTATCGTGATGAGCTTCGGTTCTTTCTGGTATTCAGACAAGCTGGTGTTGTCTCTGTCCCATGCAAAACCCATTGAGAAAAAAGATGCTCCTGAACTCTACCGAATTGTGGAGAATCTGAGCATTACGGCAGGATTGCCAGCACCAAGGATATTCATTATTCAGGACCAGCAGCCCAATGCCTTTGCGACAGGGAGAGATGCAAAACATGCTGTGGTTGCAGTAACCACGGGACTACTTAAGCGCCTTGAGCGCGTGGAGCTGGAAGGAGTCCTTTCCCATGAGTTGTCGCACATTGGGAACAAAGACATGCTGATTTCTACTATTGTGGTGGTGTTGGTGGGAATTGTGGTATTACTCGCAAATTTGTTCTTTCGCTTAGCTTTCTTTGGCGGTATGGGAAGAAATAACAATAGGGGAGGAGGACAGGCAAGAATAGTGATGATTCTCATTGCCTTGGTCTTCTTGGTTATAGCGCCGGTGCTTGCTCAAATAATGAAGCTTGCTATTTCAAGGAAGAGGGAGTTCTTGGCAGATGCTTCAGGTGCTTTGTTGACCCGGTATCCTGAAGGATTGGCCAGGGCTTTAGAAAAGATTTCAGCTGACCCGCATCAATTAAAATCTGCAAACGATGCTCTATCCCACCTTTACATTGCAAACCCGTTTCGAGGAAAAGAACAGAAGAGCTGGATTCATAAATTGTTTATGAGCCATCCTCCTATTGAAGAACGCGTAGCCGTGTTGAGAAATCAGAAAACATAA
- a CDS encoding DNA-binding protein, with protein sequence MKTHIFRLQPGQDLREELKKFVAENNIQAGFILTCVGSLKKATLRLADENEIRTWDEKFEIISLVGTLSQDGMHLHIGLGDKKGNTIGGHLKEGCVLHTTAEVVIGESEKHKFSRELDENTGFKEFKILRRD encoded by the coding sequence ATGAAAACTCATATCTTTCGACTTCAACCAGGCCAGGATCTTAGAGAAGAGCTCAAGAAGTTTGTTGCGGAAAACAACATTCAGGCAGGTTTCATTCTAACGTGCGTTGGAAGCTTGAAGAAGGCAACGCTTAGGCTTGCAGATGAGAATGAGATTAGAACATGGGATGAGAAGTTTGAAATCATCTCTTTAGTAGGCACCCTTTCGCAGGATGGGATGCACCTACATATTGGTTTGGGAGATAAGAAAGGGAACACGATAGGAGGACACCTTAAAGAAGGATGTGTTTTGCATACTACAGCAGAGGTAGTTATTGGGGAGTCAGAAAAGCATAAGTTTTCTCGAGAGCTCGATGAGAACACTGGATTCAAGGAGTTCAAGATTTTGAGAAG
- a CDS encoding DNA primase has protein sequence MLNSPIEEIKNRLDIVQVVGEYVKLQKAGANYRALCPFHSEKGPSFFVSPARQMYHCFGCSVGGDVFQFVMQIESIEFGDVLRLLAQKAGVELPKRDPAFARLQSERKRLEEVLELASKFFAKQLESQQGLAAKEYLKSRGVSDESFITWSLGYAPDTKRTLLDFLLEKGYREQEIGRAGLLVRTDEGVYDRFRSRIMFPVFSVQGVVVGFGGRIFGKEGKDLAKYVNTPGTPLYDKGRILYGLDKAKLEMRKQDSCILVEGYMDVILTTQTATKNVVATSGTALTSFHLQLLKRYSENLVLAFDMDVAGDSATKRGIELALSEGFNLKIARLLKGKDPADIAREDPALWEKALSQAFSIIDYYFETAFSQFDRTTAEGKKKAGTFLLHIISKLPNKIEQTHWIQRLAVELGVKEEAVFEELSKVKKDPGERKETAPLAQPPKEKKGRRELIEERILILLFRDKENLKKLKEQDVKQMSLRTQEIVTGLKKAEDLDFSSLEKIFPETNLKIVKHIALLADLEEDEEGLEDEFHLCLKSLAVFSLRERLEEIIQEVKKAEGAKEGAKLDLLLQEFHEITRELSQ, from the coding sequence ATGCTCAATTCTCCCATAGAAGAAATAAAAAATAGATTAGACATAGTTCAAGTAGTTGGAGAATACGTGAAACTCCAGAAGGCCGGGGCAAATTATCGTGCCCTGTGTCCCTTTCATTCAGAAAAGGGTCCTTCCTTTTTTGTGAGTCCAGCCCGCCAGATGTACCACTGTTTTGGGTGTTCGGTTGGGGGAGACGTATTTCAGTTTGTTATGCAGATTGAGAGTATAGAGTTTGGGGATGTGTTACGCCTGTTGGCCCAAAAAGCAGGAGTAGAACTTCCCAAAAGAGACCCTGCCTTTGCTAGACTGCAGTCAGAGAGAAAGCGCTTAGAAGAGGTTTTGGAACTCGCCTCCAAGTTTTTTGCAAAGCAGCTTGAGTCACAGCAGGGTCTTGCGGCAAAGGAATATCTAAAAAGCAGGGGAGTTTCAGACGAGTCCTTTATAACCTGGAGTTTGGGATATGCGCCAGATACCAAAAGAACCCTACTGGACTTTTTGCTGGAGAAGGGATACCGAGAGCAGGAAATCGGTAGGGCGGGGCTTTTGGTGAGAACGGATGAGGGAGTGTACGATAGGTTTCGTTCTCGCATTATGTTTCCCGTGTTCAGTGTGCAAGGCGTCGTTGTTGGTTTTGGAGGCAGAATCTTTGGTAAGGAAGGAAAGGACCTTGCAAAATATGTGAACACCCCCGGAACTCCTCTGTATGACAAAGGGAGGATTCTCTATGGATTGGACAAGGCAAAACTGGAAATGCGAAAACAGGATTCTTGCATTTTAGTGGAAGGATACATGGATGTTATCTTGACAACCCAGACTGCAACAAAGAATGTGGTTGCAACCTCGGGAACCGCCTTGACCTCTTTTCATCTTCAGTTGTTAAAGCGTTATTCAGAGAATCTAGTATTGGCTTTTGACATGGACGTTGCAGGGGATTCAGCAACCAAGAGAGGCATTGAGCTGGCCTTGTCTGAAGGGTTTAATTTAAAGATTGCTCGTCTTTTAAAAGGAAAAGACCCAGCAGACATTGCCAGGGAAGATCCCGCTTTGTGGGAGAAAGCGCTTTCTCAGGCTTTTTCTATTATTGATTATTATTTTGAAACAGCGTTTTCTCAGTTTGATAGGACAACAGCCGAAGGAAAAAAGAAGGCAGGAACGTTTCTGTTGCATATTATCAGCAAGCTTCCCAACAAAATTGAGCAGACCCACTGGATTCAGCGTTTGGCCGTGGAGCTTGGAGTAAAAGAAGAGGCAGTTTTTGAGGAGTTATCGAAAGTCAAAAAAGATCCTGGAGAACGAAAAGAGACAGCTCCCTTGGCGCAACCCCCAAAAGAAAAGAAAGGGAGACGAGAGTTGATTGAAGAGCGCATTCTCATTTTACTGTTCCGTGACAAAGAGAACTTAAAAAAACTCAAAGAGCAAGATGTAAAACAGATGTCTCTTAGAACGCAAGAGATCGTTACGGGGCTTAAAAAAGCAGAGGACTTGGATTTTTCTTCTTTAGAAAAGATATTCCCAGAAACAAACCTGAAAATAGTAAAGCACATTGCCTTGCTGGCAGATCTTGAAGAAGATGAAGAAGGTTTGGAAGATGAGTTTCACCTGTGTTTGAAATCCCTTGCGGTATTTTCTTTAAGAGAGCGCTTGGAAGAGATCATACAGGAAGTTAAGAAGGCAGAAGGGGCAAAAGAAGGAGCAAAACTCGACTTGCTTTTGCAGGAATTTCATGAGATAACCAGGGAGTTATCTCAATAA
- a CDS encoding GIY-YIG nuclease family protein, with protein sequence MYYVYSLKCKDGYYIGCTDDLENRLKRHNKGQISATTDRLPVKLDFYFGTGGKYKAFAFEKYLKSGSSRAFIRKHLL encoded by the coding sequence ATGTATTATGTATACAGCTTAAAATGTAAAGACGGCTATTACATCGGTTGTACCGACGATCTTGAGAACAGGTTGAAAAGACATAACAAGGGTCAAATTTCAGCCACTACAGACCGTTTGCCTGTAAAATTAGATTTTTATTTTGGGACTGGTGGTAAATACAAAGCATTTGCCTTTGAAAAATATCTCAAGTCAGGTTCTAGCAGAGCTTTTATAAGAAAGCATTTGTTATGA
- a CDS encoding 2'-5' RNA ligase family protein: MMEKTKEYTIWLMPEGELYDELAGIISRLSKEYAAPLFEPHITLLGDIVETEEKIMSKTAELAGLLKPFSTSFTALDSSDEYFRCVFIRAQETQGLMKANSKTRKIFSREQVPPFMPHVSLLYGEFSEEIKKQIITEIGREFPRNFEVKSLFLTNSSKNTELKDWRVLREFSL, translated from the coding sequence ATGATGGAGAAAACAAAAGAGTATACCATTTGGTTAATGCCTGAGGGAGAGCTGTATGATGAACTGGCTGGAATAATATCTCGGTTGAGCAAGGAGTATGCCGCCCCTCTTTTTGAGCCGCACATTACCCTGCTTGGCGATATTGTAGAGACAGAAGAAAAAATCATGTCCAAAACGGCAGAGTTAGCCGGTCTTTTAAAACCTTTTTCCACTTCCTTCACCGCCCTCGATTCTTCTGATGAGTATTTTCGTTGCGTCTTCATTAGAGCACAAGAAACGCAAGGATTGATGAAGGCTAACAGTAAAACAAGGAAGATCTTTTCTCGAGAACAAGTCCCTCCTTTCATGCCACATGTGAGCTTGCTCTATGGAGAGTTTTCTGAAGAGATAAAAAAACAGATTATTACAGAGATCGGGAGAGAGTTTCCTCGAAACTTTGAGGTAAAAAGTCTTTTTCTTACCAATTCTTCAAAGAATACAGAGTTGAAAGATTGGAGAGTGCTGAGAGAATTCTCGCTTTAA
- the groL gene encoding chaperonin GroEL (60 kDa chaperone family; promotes refolding of misfolded polypeptides especially under stressful conditions; forms two stacked rings of heptamers to form a barrel-shaped 14mer; ends can be capped by GroES; misfolded proteins enter the barrel where they are refolded when GroES binds), translating into MAKQILYSEEARRKLKAGVDKVADAVKVTLGPKGRNVVLEEGFGIPTITNDGVTIAKKIELEDKIENVGAEVIKEVSSRANDAAGDGTTTATVLAQAIITEGLKNVTAGANPLALKRGLEKGAKKVIDALKELSQPVSKKEEMAQVATISAEDQDIGTLIAEVMEEVGKDGVVTVEESQTFGIQKEIVKGLQFDQGYISPYMVSNTERMEAIFEDPYILVTDKKISSLQEILPTLEVIAKTGKKDLVIVADDVEGDALATLVVNKLRGIFNTLAVKAPGFGDRKKEMLEDIAVITGAQVITEEVGLKLDGVTLEQLGSARRMVATKENTTVVEGKGEKEKIDARIAQIRTLLKDTTSDFDKEKLQERLAKLAGGVAVIKVGAATEVAQKARQHKTEDALSATKAAIEEGIVPGGGVALLRAAKVLENVRPDITNPEETEEILAFKILGRAMEEPIRQIAENAGKDGSVVVAEVAKNEGAFGYNAKTDTYENLVHAGVVDPTKVVRVALESAVSAASTLLTTEAVIVDIPEKEGKSPSPGMAGGMGEY; encoded by the coding sequence ATGGCAAAACAGATACTCTATTCAGAAGAAGCAAGAAGAAAACTGAAGGCCGGGGTAGACAAGGTGGCAGATGCGGTCAAGGTAACCCTTGGTCCCAAAGGGCGCAACGTCGTGCTGGAAGAAGGGTTTGGCATTCCCACCATTACCAACGACGGCGTTACCATTGCAAAGAAGATTGAGCTGGAAGACAAGATTGAAAACGTGGGAGCCGAGGTTATTAAAGAAGTATCCTCTCGGGCAAATGATGCTGCGGGTGATGGAACCACCACGGCCACCGTGCTTGCACAGGCCATTATCACAGAGGGGTTAAAAAACGTTACGGCTGGGGCCAACCCCCTCGCTTTAAAGAGAGGATTAGAAAAAGGCGCAAAAAAGGTGATAGATGCCCTAAAAGAGCTTTCTCAGCCGGTTTCTAAAAAGGAAGAAATGGCACAGGTAGCTACCATTTCAGCAGAGGACCAAGACATAGGCACCCTTATTGCAGAGGTCATGGAAGAGGTTGGAAAAGACGGAGTGGTTACGGTAGAGGAATCCCAGACCTTTGGCATTCAAAAAGAGATCGTAAAAGGACTCCAGTTTGACCAGGGATACATTTCTCCGTACATGGTTTCTAATACAGAACGCATGGAAGCAATTTTTGAAGACCCGTATATCTTAGTAACCGACAAGAAGATTTCTTCTCTTCAAGAAATTCTTCCCACCTTGGAGGTTATTGCAAAGACCGGCAAGAAAGACCTTGTTATTGTTGCAGACGATGTAGAAGGTGATGCCCTGGCAACCCTGGTGGTCAACAAGCTGCGGGGAATTTTTAATACGCTGGCAGTGAAAGCCCCAGGATTTGGAGACAGAAAGAAAGAAATGTTAGAAGACATTGCCGTGATAACGGGAGCTCAGGTTATCACAGAAGAAGTAGGCCTAAAACTGGACGGCGTTACCCTAGAACAATTGGGATCTGCCCGGCGCATGGTTGCAACCAAAGAGAACACCACGGTTGTCGAAGGGAAAGGAGAGAAAGAAAAGATTGATGCCAGGATTGCTCAGATACGAACACTTTTGAAGGATACTACCTCTGATTTTGACAAGGAAAAGCTTCAAGAGCGCTTGGCGAAACTGGCTGGCGGGGTGGCTGTTATTAAAGTGGGGGCTGCAACCGAAGTGGCACAAAAAGCAAGACAGCACAAAACAGAAGACGCCCTTTCTGCAACCAAGGCAGCAATTGAAGAAGGTATTGTTCCCGGAGGGGGAGTTGCTCTCTTGAGAGCGGCAAAGGTGCTGGAAAACGTAAGACCAGATATTACTAATCCTGAAGAGACCGAAGAGATACTTGCTTTTAAGATTTTAGGAAGAGCGATGGAAGAACCTATCCGCCAGATTGCAGAAAACGCAGGAAAGGATGGTTCTGTTGTTGTTGCAGAAGTCGCAAAGAATGAAGGGGCCTTTGGATACAATGCTAAAACCGACACGTATGAAAATTTGGTACATGCAGGAGTGGTAGACCCCACCAAGGTAGTGCGCGTTGCTTTAGAGAGTGCAGTATCAGCTGCTTCCACCCTGCTGACCACAGAAGCTGTGATAGTAGATATTCCAGAAAAAGAAGGTAAGTCTCCAAGCCCCGGCATGGCTGGAGGAATGGGAGAATACTAA
- a CDS encoding LemA family protein, with the protein MNITQIIILVVAVIVVWAIFTYNRLITLRNRAKEAFSDIDVQLKRRYNLIPNLVEAVKGYAQHERGVFVKVTEARANALSAEKSGNVKNMGKAENMLSQTLKSLFAVAENYPQLKASANFMELQRELRDAEDKIQAARRFFNTTVMALNTMIQNFPAVFVAKSLGFKKEEFFEIEEEGQRVVPKVNF; encoded by the coding sequence ATGAACATTACACAAATCATTATTTTGGTTGTAGCTGTTATTGTCGTCTGGGCAATTTTCACCTACAATCGCTTAATTACCTTGAGGAACCGGGCAAAAGAGGCCTTTTCTGACATCGATGTGCAGCTTAAGAGAAGGTACAACTTAATTCCCAACTTGGTGGAAGCCGTAAAGGGATATGCGCAGCACGAACGGGGAGTATTCGTAAAAGTGACCGAGGCGAGAGCAAACGCGCTTTCTGCTGAAAAGTCAGGAAACGTCAAGAATATGGGGAAGGCAGAAAACATGCTTTCTCAAACTTTAAAATCCCTGTTTGCGGTAGCAGAAAACTACCCCCAGCTTAAGGCTTCTGCAAACTTTATGGAGTTGCAGCGTGAGCTTCGCGATGCAGAGGACAAGATTCAAGCAGCACGAAGGTTTTTTAACACCACAGTCATGGCATTAAACACCATGATACAAAACTTCCCTGCGGTCTTTGTTGCAAAGAGCCTTGGATTTAAAAAAGAGGAGTTCTTTGAGATTGAAGAGGAGGGGCAACGGGTAGTTCCGAAAGTAAACTTTTAG
- a CDS encoding sigma-70 family RNA polymerase sigma factor — translation MTSRRKPRAISNAWQRRLAKSPARVKQLTLTPRGTKQLVPRPTKRTFIRPHFRQTKKQGRGRKGERALFSEDLLQELFERGQPRGFVTYSEILYAFPGIEKKVPALEALYERLEESGIRVEEVREYLSVPQKEEVEKKRVEAEAPLDSVQMYLKEIGKIPFVTAEQEKELAKRIEKGDIEAKKQLARANLRLVVSIAKRYVGRSPNLTLLDLIQEGNLGLFRAVEKFDWRRGYKFSTYATWWIRQAITRALADQARTIRIPVHMIETISKYTQVRRRLLQDLGREPLAEEVAAEMGLQIEKIHQIQRISQETVSLETPVGKDDEDSVLAEFVEDEKVPPPSVEASRNLLKERLKEILIDLTPREQKILAMRFGLDDGITHTLEEVGSEFGVTRERIRQIEAKSLEKIRDHRSLKKLRGY, via the coding sequence ATGACCTCTCGCCGCAAGCCCAGGGCGATTTCTAACGCTTGGCAGAGACGCCTCGCTAAATCGCCCGCCAGAGTCAAGCAGTTGACTCTGACCCCGCGAGGAACCAAGCAGTTGGTTCCTCGCCCCACAAAGCGAACGTTTATCCGCCCACACTTCAGGCAAACGAAAAAGCAGGGCAGAGGAAGGAAGGGGGAAAGAGCCTTGTTTTCAGAGGATCTCCTCCAGGAACTTTTTGAAAGAGGACAGCCCCGGGGGTTTGTAACGTATTCTGAAATCTTGTACGCTTTCCCCGGCATTGAAAAGAAGGTTCCTGCTCTGGAGGCCTTGTACGAAAGGTTAGAGGAGTCTGGTATTCGGGTGGAAGAGGTAAGAGAATACCTGAGTGTGCCTCAAAAAGAAGAGGTAGAAAAGAAAAGGGTGGAAGCAGAAGCTCCTTTAGACTCGGTGCAGATGTACTTAAAAGAAATCGGCAAAATTCCTTTTGTAACAGCAGAGCAAGAAAAAGAGCTTGCAAAGCGCATTGAAAAAGGAGACATTGAGGCAAAAAAGCAGTTGGCACGGGCAAATCTCCGCCTCGTGGTTTCTATTGCAAAGAGATATGTAGGTCGCTCCCCAAACCTTACCCTGCTGGACTTGATCCAAGAGGGAAATCTCGGGTTGTTTCGTGCGGTAGAGAAGTTTGACTGGAGGCGGGGATACAAGTTTTCAACATACGCTACCTGGTGGATTAGGCAAGCCATTACCAGAGCTCTAGCTGACCAGGCGCGGACCATTCGTATTCCCGTGCACATGATTGAAACCATCTCAAAGTACACCCAGGTAAGAAGGCGCTTGCTGCAGGATTTGGGAAGGGAGCCTTTAGCAGAGGAGGTTGCAGCCGAGATGGGGCTTCAGATAGAGAAGATTCACCAGATTCAAAGGATTTCTCAGGAAACCGTGTCTTTGGAAACTCCCGTAGGAAAGGATGATGAAGACAGCGTGCTGGCTGAGTTTGTGGAAGACGAAAAGGTTCCACCTCCTTCTGTGGAAGCATCAAGAAATCTTTTAAAAGAGCGCTTAAAAGAAATCTTAATTGATCTTACCCCACGAGAACAAAAGATTCTTGCTATGCGCTTTGGCCTGGATGATGGAATTACCCACACCCTAGAAGAAGTGGGAAGTGAATTTGGCGTTACAAGAGAGCGCATCCGCCAGATTGAGGCTAAATCTCTAGAGAAAATCCGGGACCACCGGTCTTTAAAAAAACTCCGCGGTTATTAA
- a CDS encoding zf-TFIIB domain-containing protein: MKKLCPHHQIPLEQSAILGVEVDYCPKDYGLWFDEHELREAKDEKDRDLRWLDIDLWKDPAKFVLSLDQKLCPKDRLPMYEVRYGDSNIKVDVCSLCHGVWLDRGEFKNIVVYVRESANNRILYHYARNLFEETWEVFSGPEILREEILDFLTILKLLVYKFAVQHARLSQIIVSLPK, from the coding sequence ATGAAAAAGCTTTGTCCCCATCATCAAATACCTTTAGAGCAGTCTGCCATCTTGGGAGTTGAGGTTGATTATTGCCCAAAAGACTATGGTTTGTGGTTTGACGAGCATGAGCTTAGAGAGGCAAAGGATGAGAAAGACAGGGATTTGAGATGGCTGGACATTGATTTGTGGAAAGACCCTGCCAAGTTTGTTCTTTCTTTAGACCAAAAGCTGTGCCCCAAAGACCGTCTTCCCATGTATGAGGTTAGGTACGGGGATTCTAACATCAAAGTGGATGTGTGCAGTTTATGCCACGGAGTGTGGCTGGATAGGGGAGAGTTCAAGAACATTGTTGTGTATGTAAGGGAATCTGCTAACAACAGGATTCTCTATCACTATGCCCGGAACCTGTTTGAAGAAACATGGGAAGTGTTTTCTGGACCTGAAATACTGCGCGAGGAAATTCTGGATTTCTTGACTATTCTCAAGCTTTTGGTGTATAAGTTTGCTGTACAGCATGCCAGGCTTTCCCAGATAATAGTATCATTACCGAAATAA
- a CDS encoding co-chaperone GroES, with protein MTIKPLSDHVLIEPLKEEQKTKTGILLPETAEQERSEQGTVVAVGPGKKGKDGKITPLEVKVGDLVLFSKYGPNEVKVDGKDYLIAEEKDILAILEK; from the coding sequence ATGACTATCAAACCATTGTCAGATCACGTTTTAATTGAGCCCCTAAAAGAGGAGCAAAAAACCAAGACCGGAATCTTACTGCCAGAAACCGCAGAACAGGAAAGGTCAGAGCAGGGAACCGTTGTTGCGGTGGGCCCTGGCAAGAAAGGAAAGGATGGCAAGATAACTCCCCTGGAGGTGAAGGTGGGAGATCTTGTATTGTTTAGCAAGTATGGACCAAATGAGGTGAAGGTGGATGGCAAAGACTACCTCATTGCAGAAGAAAAGGATATTTTAGCTATCTTGGAGAAGTAG